The Amyelois transitella isolate CPQ chromosome 20, ilAmyTran1.1, whole genome shotgun sequence genome has a segment encoding these proteins:
- the LOC106131641 gene encoding DNA repair protein RAD51 homolog 3, translating into MYNATELWQRETSLPSIPTFSQNLDNVLGNEGIQLGSLTEFLGLPGTGKTQLCLQLCAACQIPKALGGLDAEALYIDTNTNFTIHRYKEILKASVIKCQRLLEDSARLSEQEALKKLHYVNAFGLEKFCSFMYRLPKFAEENPNMRLIAIDSIAFPFKEGIEPGQRTGLLFRQMAELQRLAVEKQIAVVLTNEMSTRVGLSGGALVGSLGDAWAHRCNKRVLLSVNTAGERLAMMLKSNNSANSVGRFQITSMGIRDVK; encoded by the exons ATGTACAATGCGACTGAATTATGGCAG agaGAAACCAGCTTACCATCTATTCCAACATTTAGTCAAAATCTGGACAATGTACTGGGCAATGAAGGCATCCAGTTGGGATCACTTACAGAGTTTTTAGGCTTGCCTGGAACTGGAAAAACTCAGTTATG tCTCCAACTATGTGCAGCTTGTCAAATACCAAAAGCATTAGGAGGCTTGGATGCAGAAGCACTTTATAttgacaccaatacaaatttCACTATTCACAGATATAAAG AGATACTAAAAGCTAGTGTCATCAAGTGTCAGAGACTTCTTGAAGATTCTGCTAGGTTGAGCGAACAAGAAGCACTCAAAAAACTACATTATGTTAATGCATTTGGATTAGAAAAGTTTTGCAGTTTTATGTACAGATTGCCAAAGTTTGCGGAGGAGAATCCGAAc ATGAGGCTTATTGCTATAGACTCCATAGCGTTCCCTTTCAAAGAGGGCATTGAACCCGGTCAAAGGACAGGCCTTCTATTCAGACAGATGGCTGAACTGCAACGGTTGGCCGTAGAGAAACAGATTGCA GTGGTTTTGACCAATGAGATGAGCACCCGAGTGGGTCTGTCTGGCGGCGCGTTAGTTGGTTCTTTGGGAGATGCGTGGGCGCATCGATGTAACAAGCGGGTGTTATTGTCTGTGAACACTGCGGGAGAAAGGCTGGCTATGATGCTCAAGAGTAACAATTCGGCTAACAGTGTTGGGCGTTTtcag ATTACTAGTATGGGAATAAGGGATGTGAAGTGA
- the LOC106131503 gene encoding mediator of RNA polymerase II transcription subunit 29 has product MNHNQMNMHVPMNPVGAAPNVGMQMQVPGQIMQQQSPQQMPPAIPQQTPQDKMDNISKVKTLMGSLRESIPMTLKSAAQILHQNHNIDSNSQKSIENPVPRFDKNLEDFFSLCDQMELHLRTAITCIQQAQSAAHYLPLNVIPSRLDTGPVTQETPLSYPQYLNTVGLQIAYAKDIHDTLVAAAQNISPTE; this is encoded by the exons ATGAATCATAACCAGATGAATATGCACGTACCTATGAACCCCGTTGGTGCTGCACCTAATGTTGGCATGCAAATGCAAGTTCCTGGTCAGATTATGCAGCAACAGTCTCCTCAGCAAATGCCCCCAGCAATACCTCAACAGACCCCACAAGATAAAATGGATAATATATCAAAAGTCAAGACTCTTATGGGCTCTTTGCGGGAATCCATACCC ATGACATTAAAGTCAGCAGCTCAAATACTTCATCAAAATCACAACATTGATTCAAATTCTCA aaagaGCATAGAAAACCCTGTCCCTAGATTTGATAAGAATTTAGAAGATTTCTTCTCACTCTGTGATCAAATGGAGCTTCATTTA CGAACAGCCATAACTTGTATCCAGCAGGCGCAATCTGCAGCTCACTACCTGCCTCTCAACGTGATACCATCCAGACTAGATACTGGACCGGTGACTCAA gaAACTCCGCTCAGCTATCCGCAATACCTGAACACGGTGGGACTCCAAATAGCGTACGCGAAAGACATCCACGACACACTAGTAGCTGCCGCACAAAACATCTCACCCACCGAATGA
- the LOC106131528 gene encoding uncharacterized protein LOC106131528 translates to MELNFITTLIKHDVNHNVKECFKTNKPFVSRKEEVMAIKNKFPTKIPLIVERYHKERCLPILDKSKFLVPEDITMSQFLVIIRNRIRIKPNQALYLIINNRSMLSMSLTMAQAYENYGDEDGFLYITYASQEVFGYKDDMEESENEAEAIRHRFPNKVPLYVQRFVREREVPALNRKKYLVPQELTMSQFLFIIRTKMKLRDTQALYLIVNDSVLASHSMTMEQAYQQFRSEDGYLHITYAAQQVFG, encoded by the exons ATGGAACTCAATTTCATAACAACGTTGATAAAACATGACGTGAACCATAACGTTAAAGAGTGCTTTAAAACCAACAAACCTTTTG TAAGCAGAAAAGAAGAAGTAATggcgataaaaaataaatttcctaCAAAAATACCG ttAATCGTCGAAAGATATCATAAAGAAAGATGTTTACCCATCTTGGACAAATCAAAATTCTTAGTGCCTGAAGATATCACTATGTCGCAGTTCCTAGTCATAATAAGAAACAGGATAAGAATCAAACCAAACCAG GCCCTGTATCTGATAATCAACAATAGATCAATGCTGAGCATGAGTCTTACGATGGCGCAGGCGTATGAAAATTACGGAGACGAAGACGGATTTCTGTACATCACGTATGCGTCCCAAGAAGTATTCGGATACAAAGATG ATATGGAAGAATCGGAAAATGAAGCAGAAGCAATTAGACATAGGTTTCCAAACAAAGTTCCG TTGTACGTGCAAAGATTTGTGCGTGAACGAGAAGTGCCAGCCTTGAACAGAAAGAAGTATCTAGTGCCACAAGAGCTCACAATGTCACAGTTTCTGTTCATCATTCGAACAAAGATGAAACTCAGAGATACACAG gCCTTGTACCTGATCGTGAACGACAGTGTGCTAGCAAGTCATAGCATGACGATGGAGCAGGCTTACCAACAGTTTAGATCTGAGGACGGCTACCTTCACATCACATATGCAGCACAGCAGGTGTTTGGATGA
- the LOC106131591 gene encoding biotin--protein ligase, with the protein MLFTPIYIAMTFIKTWRIRSFRARLLEFLSGNTSVAFCKVPENAVETPTLSSKLCTNPKNAYLCDLLDYTNTTRICSMKPTQCIEINDWVSCNGGLPLGSGEQCPITDMDVEVLFECEMEPHEASSHHDITYLENVGQPVAWKAGSHLAIVLKTNIENLSAIGFNFVGGEFVIDHKLPVVRVQTVQLSGEPNKATDPSMRSLRSDIQHSLKCPHNEFQWQVHAALLRKLSKVVDIKSEIRNGIEMNGSHDLTLDVPSKRITLADVSVNTTKSLTASAEEDDKSAEDQKSPEKAQPFDINIQDTPEQIIERVEKKLERTPEKKKESNENDLVVENVTVEIQHNITPKKSSLKLDLKKGTSQLSTSLLNISSQIKSVTTHKRIVSRTDPKKSQPIVETFPQIKEDTQNASSSQQSTPKSAKCSRPLVNTKSPNVVIYSDSIVARDNLEASLRKVLDCERYTLYSVSRSALEAGAWRGRAALVAVAGCVGRAAPLLLAHLLDGGRLLALCSDLLHTVLPYYKTAEVRENEVVQFSYDKWQSVKMKHHIFCYQASPAKKQFSTESDRQPSKYTGHPGHELDIQVLASEETWRTPSLLLATDLTNSGQAIFSQIHLEADPCDYLGEEAVKSNEARIGILHKIMGDILGLHVRDPHQIVEVEFTRGFFLGNHVDKLALIERLCPSSEAGKRVQNLGELTIQWCLRDEAAIEPPSQTFMPVHVYECPEHFSTVEYYDNLTSRQVGRLIIYADVATTTMCMVERPLCHGVGAVARRMRAGRGRARNAWLAPPGVAAISLQLWMKMSPIIPLVQHAAALAAVRAIRSQPAYEHLDIRLKWPNDIYYGREVKIGGNLTLANCMGDDIIIVTGTGMNITNSVPTTCINDIISDHNRRHGTNLAPISIEIFLARYCSQLERILDYLDSENGVQALLEQYYQYWMHTGEPIRVLQAGSSTPVSGHVAGVDAAGWLLVATPAGELRVAPDGNTFDIMTGLIAPKL; encoded by the exons ATGTTGTTCACGCCGATTTACATAGCTATGACTTTCATAAAAACTTGGCGTATCAGGTCGTTCAGGGCCCGCCTGTTGGAATTTCTAAGCGGGAATACCAGTGTTGCATTTTGCAAAGTACCGGAAAATGCAGTAG aaacaCCAACATTAAGTTCGAAGTTGTGTACCAATCCAAAAAATGCCTACCTGTGTGATTTGCTAGATTATACAAATACAACAAGGATTTGCAGTATGAAACCTACACAGTGCATAGAGATTAATGACTGGGTTTCATGTAATGGAGGCCTGCCATTGGGTTCCGGGGAACAGTGTCCTATCACAGATATGGATGTTGAAGTTCTGTTTGAATGTGAAATGGAACCACATGAAGCCAGCTCACATCATGATATAACTTAT CTTGAGAATGTAGGCCAACCAGTGGCTTGGAAGGCGGGTTCACATTTAGCAATTGTTTTGAAGACTAATATAGAAAATCTTAGTGCCattggttttaattttgttggcGGAGAATTTGTCATAGACCACAAATTACCAGTTGTTAGAGTTCAAA ctgTCCAATTATCTGGTGAACCAAACAAAGCTACTGACCCCTCAATGAGAAGTCTGCGAAGTGATATACAACATAGTCTGAAATGCCCACACAATGAATTCCAGTGGCAAGTGCATGCTGCTCTACTTAGAAAGCTGTCCAAAGTTGTAGATATCAAATCAGAAATAAGGAATGGTATAGAAATGAATGGAAGTCATGATCTCACATTAGATGTGCCTAGTAAGAGAATTACCTTAGCAGATGTTAGTGTCAATACAACCAAGTCTCTAACAGCCTCAGCTGAAGAAGATGATAAATCTGCAGAAGATCAAAAATCTCCAGAAAAGGCACAACCATTTGacataaacattcaagacacGCCAGAGCAGATAATTGAAAGAGTTGAGAAAAAATTAGAAAGAACTccagaaaagaaaaaagaatctaACGAAAATGATTTGGTTGTTGAGAATGTGACTGTGGAAATACAACATAATATTACACCCAAAAAATCAAGTTTAAAGTTAGATTTGAAGAAAGGCACTAGTCAACTGTCCACTTCGTTACTCAATATATCCAGTCAAATTAAATCTGTCACAACTCACAAAAGAATAGTGAGCAGAACAGACCCAAAAAAGTCCCAACCAATTGTAGAGACGTTTCCACAGATCAAAGAAGATACTCAAAATGCCTCTTCGTCTCAACAAAGTACGCCGAAATCGGCGAAATGTTCCCGTCCATTAGTTAATACTAAGTCGCCGAATGTGGTGATATATTCAGATAGTATAGTGGCTAGAGATAATCTCGAGGCGTCGTTAAGAAAAGTCTTGGATTGCGAGag GTACACGTTATACAGCGTGTCTCGTTCCGCCCTGGAGGCGGGCGCGTGGCGCGGGCGCGCGGCGCTGGTGGCGGTGGCGGGCTGCGTGGGCCGCGCTGCGCCGCTCCTACTGGCGCATCTGCTGGACGGCGGCCGCTTACTGGCTCTCTGCTCCGACTTGCTGCATACCGTGCTGCCGTATTATAAGACTGCTGAA gttcGAGAAAATGAAGTAGTACAATTTTCCTATGACAAATGGCAGTCAGTCAAAATGAAGCATCACATATTTTGCTACCAAGCGTCGCCCGCTAAAAAACAATTCTCCACTGAGAGTGATAGACA GCCGTCCAAATATACTGGTCACCCGGGCCACGAGCTAGACATCCAGGTCCTGGCTTCGGAGGAAACCTGGCGAACACCGTCCTTGCTGCTGGCCACCGATCTCACCAATAGTGGGCAAGCTATCTTTTCACAG ATTCACTTAGAAGCGGACCCATGCGACTACCTCGGCGAGGAAGCCGTGAAAAGCAACGAGGCCAGGATAGGGATCCTGCACAAGATCATGGGAGACATCTTGGGGCTCCACGTGCGGGACCCCCATCAGATAGTGGAGGTGGAATTCACCCGGGGGTTCTTTCTCGGGAACCACGTG GACAAATTAGCACTTATAGAGCGGTTGTGCCCGTCATCGGAGGCCGGCAAGCGGGTGCAGAATCTTGGGGAGTTGACCATACAGTGGTGCCTCAGAGACGAAGCCGCGATAGAACCTCCTTCGCAGACCTTCATGCCGGTCCACGTGTACGAGTGCCCGGAACACTTCTCTACTGTTGAATATTATGAT AATTTGACATCGCGGCAAGTCGGCCGCCTAATAATCTACGCGGACGTAGCCACCACCACGATGTGTATGGTGGAGCGTCCGCTGTGTCACGGCGTCGGGGCCGTGGCGCGGCGGATGCGGGCCGGCCGCGGGCGGGCGCGCAACGCCTGGCTCGCGCCGCCCGGGGTCGCCGCCATCTCGCTGCAG TTGTGGATGAAGATGTCTCCGATAATTCCGCTGGTACAGCATGCGGCCGCGCTGGCGGCTGTGAGAGCCATACGGTCGCAACCCGCCTATGAACATCTCGATATTAG GTTGAAATGGCCTAATGACATCTACTACGGGCGCGAGGTGAAGATTGGAGGGAACCTCACTCTGGCGAATTGTATGGGGGATGACATTATTATCGTTACAG GCACAGGCATGAACATCACGAACAGCGTGCCCACAACTTGCATCAACGACATAATCTCCGACCACAACCGCCGCCACGGCACCAACCTCGCGCCCATTTCCATCGAGATCTTCCTGGCGCGGTACTGCTCACAGCTCGAGAGGATTCTAGATTACCTGGACTCGGAGAACGGTGTTCAGGCATTGCTGGAGCAGTACTACCAGTATTGGATGCACAC CGGCGAGCCAATCCGCGTCCTGCAAGCGGGGTCATCGACCCCCGTGTCGGGCCACGTGGCGGGCGTGGACGCGGCGGGCTGGCTGCTCGTGGCCACGCCCGCCGGCGAGCTCCGGGTCGCGCCGGACGGCAACACCTTCGACATCATGACGGGGCTCATCGCGCCTAAACTCTAG
- the LOC106131419 gene encoding regucalcin — protein sequence MSYKKKIVVKSDSKNNVLIATTLTYNRNFFQKYPSILSRIRSHRRQESNKPIEVIPSVNYATFSYTNVTYKHATSPVCDPDLNLLYWVDALNQNVHALDWNTGKQIKRHIDYGEVNFIVPIQNSNRVLLGVKSELYLLDWEVEGSAGLRLVTLVDQGQPDNTLNEGKADALGRLWAGTKGAQSGNMVVPDNGALYKFEQPDFFPHVVLKPVSISNALAWSLNNSVLYYIDSATKKIEAFDFDLERGHISKRRTIFDITEYGYEKATPDGMTIDKDGMLWVALMFGGSVIRVDPNAKRIIELYELPVTGVSSVGWAGPDLDQLIVTTSRRNMDQEFSSHEPLAGSLFILTNTGTAGVPSFKVAFENADEYR from the exons ATGTCATATAAGAAGAAAA TTGTTGTAAAGTCCGATAGTAAAAATAACGTACTTATTGCGACTACTCTCACTTACAACAGGAACTTTTTTCAGAAATATCCTTCGATTTTAAGTAGAATTAGAAGTCATAGACGACAGGAGTCAAATAAACCAATAGAAGTTATTCCGTCTGTAAACTATGCTACTTTTTCGTACACAAATGTGACATACAAACACGCAACGAGTCCGGTGTGTGACCCGGACCTTAACTTGCTGTACTGGGTGGATGCACTCAACCAAAACGTGCATGCTCTTGACTGGAACACtggaaaacaaattaaacggCATATCG ACTATGGCGAAGTTAATTTTATCGTACCGATCCAGAATAGTAACAGAGTTCTGCTTGGCGTCAAATCAGAGTTATATCTTCTTGACTGGGAAGTCGAAGGTAGCGCTGGGCTGCGACTCGTAACACTGGTGGACCAGGGGCAACCTGACAACACACTCAATGAGGGAAAGGCGGACGCGCTCGGTAGACTGTGGGCTG gtaCCAAGGGAGCACAATCTGGGAATATGGTGGTGCCCGACAACGGCGCCCTGTACAAGTTCGAGCAGCCAGACTTCTTCCCGCACGTGGTTCTGAAGCCCGTCTCCATCTCCAACGCCCTGGCGTGGTCACTGAACAACTCCGTACTATACTATATAGACTCGGCAACTAAGAAGATTGAGGCCTTCGACTTTGACTTGGAAAGGGGTCATATAA GCAAGCGTCGCACTATATTTGACATTACAGAATATGGATATGAAAAAGCTACACCCGATGGCATGACTATAGATAAAGATGGAATGCTTTGGGTGGCTTTGATGTTTGGAGGGTCG GTTATACGAGTCGATCCAAACGCAAAGCGAATAATCGAACTATATGAGTTACCAGTTACTGGCGTGAGTTCCGTAGGTTGGGCAGGTCCCGACTTGGACCAGCTCATTGTGACCACCTCCCGAAGGAACATGGATCAGGAATTCTCATCCCACGAGCCGCTAGCAGGTTCCCTTTTTATACTAACAAATACAGGAACTGCGGGAGTACCCAGCTTTAAAGTGGCTTTCGAAAATGCTGACGAGTATCGGTAG
- the LOC106131421 gene encoding regucalcin codes for MINCVIILLCLSSATQANRKKHKKSGNENYRISMVSLENYPSEPALFTHGESPVWDPKSNTLLFVDVHEQNVHRLDYASGKIHTKHIGYGQVNVVSLVAESSRLLVAVRSSLFLLDWDVPGDAALRLLATVDHGLPDNVINDGKPDLDGRFWAGTKGPQSGDVVAPDKATFYSFNQESLSHPRVQLRPVTISNGLVWALNDTVFYYIDSPTKKIVAFDYDARKEELSKQRTIIDITEHGFEDPAIPDGMTIDDQGDLWVAVMFAGTVLHIDPDRQTVISKYKLPVSRTTSLQWGGPELDELFITTGKSPAVAHEPFAGALFTIHGTGRRGVPPNYFKFNDANEY; via the exons ATGATAAAttgtgttataattttattgtgtttgAGTAGtgcaacccaagctaataggAAAAAACATAAGAAGAGTGGTAATGAAAATTATAGGATATCAATG GTGTCATTAGAGAATTACCCAAGTGAGCCAGCGCTGTTCACCCATGGTGAGAGTCCCGTCTGGGACCCGAAGAGTAATACGTTGTTGTTTGTGGACGTTCATGAGCAAAACGTGCATCGATTAGACTATGCATCGGGGAAAATTCACACAAAACATATAG GTTATGGGCAAGTGAACGTGGTATCGCTGGTAGCAGAGAGCTCTCGTCTGCTGGTGGCCGTGCGATCGTCCCTGTTCTTGCTGGACTGGGACGTGCCCGGGGACGCGGCGCTGCGTCTTCTGGCCACCGTGGACCACGGCCTGCCCGACAACGTCATCAACGACGGGAAGCCAGACCTCGATGGCAGGTTCTGGGCTG GGACCAAAGGACCTCAATCAGGCGACGTCGTAGCTCCAGACAAGGCTACCTTCTACAGCTTTAACCAAGAGTCGCTGTCCCACCCCCGTGTCCAACTGCGCCCGGTGACTATCTCTAATGGACTGGTCTGGGCGTTGAATGACACCGTATTCTACTATATAGACTCGCCTACTAAGAAAATTGTGGCATTTGATTATGACGCCCGAAAAGAAGAACTGA GCAAACAACGTACAATAATAGACATAACAGAGCACGGTTTCGAGGACCCAGCCATTCCGGACGGCATGACCATCGATGACCAGGGAGATCTGTGGGTCGCCGTCATGTTCGCAGGAACg GTTCTTCACATAGATCCTGACCGCCAAACTGTGATCTCCAAATACAAACTCCCTGTATCCCGGACGACGTCACTCCAGTGGGGCGGTCCCGAACTGGACGAGTTGTTCATCACGACGGGAAAGAGCCCCGCGGTCGCGCACGAGCCCTTCGCAGGAGCCCTGTTCACTATACACGGCACGGGGAGGCGCGGCGTCCcgccaaattattttaaattcaatgatgCTAACGAATATTGA